tattttcagtagggGTGGACCTGGAAACATGGCTTGCACTCTGGATTTTCCCCTGGTGCTGCCAGGGGAGGCCATGGGCAGCAATGGGAGGAGGACGGGGctcctgggcaggagctgcagcaggaggagctgcagcagtagCTCTGTGCCATTGCTCTTCCCACTGAGCTCAGTGAGATCAGGAGCACCAGCTGCTTGGAGACAGGTCACCACCTCCTGAGCATCACAGAGTCACCCAGaccctggggacatggggaatAGGGACCActgctgggaacagcagcaTCCAGCCTTCATTCTGCGCCACCCAGCAGAGAGGGCAAcaagctggggcaggggctgtgctgagccagTGTAGAGGAGACATGAGCACCTTCTAATTTGCAGGTGGAGGAGACTTTTTAGCTGCTGAAAAGGACATTTGAAGTAAAGCTGTGGAAGAAGCTGTTATATAAATCTCTCAGTCTTTTTACAGTGAGTTTGTTCACCTCCATTTGTACCAGAACAGCACGTTAGCTTTAACACCTATCTTCCCTGTTTGCTTGCCAGATTTTAAGTGTTTGCCTCAGCATCAGGTGGACTGACAGGGCAGgatcttttcctcttcccacctCACTGGCTTTTGGTCACTCAAAGCACCTTCACGTGTGTAAGttgctctgctgccttccctgcatTCAGATGCATTTCACTATGCATCTGCACTTCACTTCACTTGCACTGCACTTCCCTGCATTCAGTGCTTCAGATGCATTTCACTTCCCTGCACTCAGTGCTTCAGATGCATTTGCACTTCCCTGCATTCAATGCTTCAGATGCATTTCACTATAGTGCTGTATGGGGATGTAAGTGCTTTCCTCCTTGTTGTGGAGataattttcctcctctgtttgtttttacagtgcaTACTCCCCCTTTTACAATTTGATGCTTTTACAATGCGCACTCCCGCTCTTACAGTCTCAATCTTAAAGAGCAGGTCATTTTTCCCTGTGGAGATTTCTAGTAGATAACCATCCAGGTTCCGAGTGTTGAATGAGCATTGCTGATGTTAATTGCTCTTTTGTGCCATCCTGGTCTAATTTTGAATTGCTGATCACAATGAAAAGCGAGTTCTGATAATACAGAACGCAGTTCCCATAACAATGTTGTAAAATGCACGTAATGGGTTAACATCAGCCCTCCTgcgtgttgtttttttacaatGCACAATAGAGAAATTGGAGCACATTAatgagaataacttttttttttccaaccacaGTTTCATGAATTTAAATTTGTATCTGTGCCTGAAATGTTCATGTGAATGATAGCTACTGCCTAGTTCATGAACTGTCTGATCCCAAGGCTTGTGTTAGTGGTGACCCAAGTGCCAGGCAAATACAGCAGGCAGGATGCAGCTTGTGTTCCTCCTGTGTCTGGCAGCAATTCAGAAATTGGCTGGAAGTTATTTTCCAAGAAGAGGAAACATGTCTATACGTGCATCGGAGCATTACAAAGAGTCTGGGTGCTAGAAACAAACACGCCTTTAACACAAAATATCATTGTGCTAGGCGGGCATCCACGGTGAGCATCATTCAGTTCTTGGAGGCAGCCTGCCCTTCTATTGACACCTGCTATATTGAGAAGTCACAAATTGCAAGTAGAGACAGACAGAACAAAGGCACTTTAATATCTAGCAACAGTCTGAgccagatatttattttctactgccaagcagaaagaacagaaacgTACTGGCTGATCTTTACCAGGATGATAATCAGACATCCACCAGTGAACATGAGCGTGGGCCAAAGGAAAGTGAAGATGAGACCTCTGGGGGGGTAAATTCTGCTCAAAATGACATTGGTCTGTGTTCCTCCGGGGTCATAGTAGCATGGGAAAGTCTGGtattttttgaaattgtttgCAATGGTTTCTATTCGTGCTTGAACCTCTTTGGGGTTCTCAGAGTTGCCTGGCACGTAGGAGCACTGGAATAAGAAATCAGAATGCTTTGTTGTAATGGATACTCTCACACAGGGTTTGTAAGTAAAGTCACGTGGATTAAAACAAGCATGCTGGTGCTGACAAAATCTTCTGTTGCCTGGCTAGCATCCCCAAAGGTTGTCTTGGCCTGCCTGTGTCCATAACCCATGTGCCCTGCTTCCCCGTTGCCTGCCAGCGTGTACATATCCCAAACCTAGAGATCTGCAGGTTTGAGTGATGTTAGTGGAAGCCAATACTGCATGTGCTCAAAATTAAACTGCAGCTATGGGAGGTgctgaacagcagctgggagtgaTAAGGGAACGTGCTCCAGTACCTTAGAGTTTCTTTCCAGTGTATCTTCAGTCTGATAGAGCATGACCTCCTGTCCCGAGGCCGTCAGATTAACCCACACCTGGAGACAAGGGTAGTGACAGACACCCTCATCCTCCGAGCCCTTGCTGTTTGGGCAGAGGACTTTGTCCTCGATGGTGGCTCTGAGCACCTTGCACACGGTTTCTGTTGTCCAGACActacaaagacaaaacaaaaggtattgctttgaaatgctttgcCAGCGCCCATTGTGGGTCGTGTGCTGGAGGTGTGTCTGTAGGGGCCAGCCATGGGTTGGCACCGGCAGAGTTtgaggctgctcagcaccagtgTGGTGAGCTCTGCCCGCCCCAAACTGATGGCTGCCCTGGAGAAGGGCTGCCACAGGGTGGCTGAGCAGGAGTCCTGACAGTTGTTGTCTGTTGTGCATTCTGTGTTGGAAAGTGAGGTTCTGAAAGTAGGAAAGGGTCACGCCTCTGTTATTGGCTCactctgctcttctcttccaTCTTCCCTTCTTGTGAGCTCATCAAGACTATAACATTTATTCATTGTAGAGTGTACTAACGTAAATTTTGGCACTGTTTTATCATTGTATTTGCAGACAGCAAAAAAGAATTGGCCTTGTACTCCCAATCAAGTGACTTACTACCTTTTAGTGTAGAATGGCACAATGGTGATCCCAATGAAGAAGTACATCATCATGGAGCACGCGACCATCCCCAGCCCTAGGCACAGGGCTCTCGTCTCCCCTCGCTTCTGTGCGGTCACCAACTTTTTTCCCAACATGACTTACTGTTCAGAAACCTGAAATGTCTCCAATCCtggtttttaagaaaagaaaaaagggcaaaTCATTATTAGGATTAGCTACAGGTAACACAGTTGAATAATAACTTTCTGAAATATCCCTGACATATCCAATTTTTGCACAACCCAGAATgcttctttcattgtttttacaagaattttttttttctttttttaactttctggtATTTATCATATACTGTTTAATAAAGCAGGGGatgagggagcagggagggaaggctAGAAGGTGGGGCTGGAAAACCCCATTGCTTCCAGGGAAGAGTTTTAACAGCTGAATTGTCCTCAGCCTTGATTTGGGCTGGTTtatgctgctgctcctctgaagTAAGAGGCACTGTGTTGTGTATTGGTGGAGGCTGCATGAAGGGAAAATCCTCCCACAGCTGAATCCTTGCTATACTCTGTCTTCAGTATTAGTCCGAAACATGGTTTACTTATTCCAAGAGAGCTGAAGTAGTTAAAAACGTCTTTCTCATGTCTATAGTTTGGCCTTGGCCATGTGGGGCTGCTTAAAACATGCTATCCGATCAGATTGTGGAGAAAAGCTTTGTTGTTCTTGACACAAGTGGTATGATGCCCCTGCCCAGGTGCCCAGGATCAGAGAACGCAGCATTACAAGTGCTGCTGTCCCCCACAGGCATGGGGGCACGGCTGCTGCCGTTCGTGGATGTGCGTAAACCCTGCAGTGGCGGTGGTGCAGCACGGAGCTCCTGGGCTGCTCCCCTGGTAAAACATCAAAGCATCAGCAAGGTCATTTTGACATTGCTGGAGAGGTCCTGAAAATACTTGCTGTGAATCCATATCCTATTAAATCACTACAGCTGATGTATAGGGCTTACAAATAGGTAGGACATAACAGTCCTAGAGTTCAGCCCACCTCCAGGAACTATGTCAAGCCGACAGCTGTAACCAAAGGTTTGTGGCTTTgggtttttaataaaaacactttgcaaGCCGTAGgcagggaaaatgaaagagactGACAAGatgagtgtgtgtgtttgtttgtttggggggtggggtgaagaagtgaaataacaggaggagaaaaggaaagtgttACACATTCCACAGCAGGTTTCAGTCCTGTTCTCATGTGCAGGACCATGGTGCACAGCTTTGTGCAGTAACTGGTGCGCTTTCAGGATTTCAGCTCCAGGGGTGGTTTTTATAAATCAAGTTGCTAGTACATAACATCGAAGTGACAAGGCTGTCCTGAGGTGTCACTGGGAACAAAAAGTGCTGTTACTGGAATAGTGAGTTTGGGCCCAGTCCATATTTAATTCTGCCATGAGTAACATCTCAAGGTCCGCTGTGAATTTTCAGAGTATTTACAATATTGGGCCACTGTAAATGGGGAGGAATGTCACGGGCCGTGATACCAGACAATAGCTGAGCTCTggttcctcctgctgcagcggGGAGCTGGTGATAGACACCTGACAACCTGCTGCGTTAGCAAGAAATCCTTCCATGCCGTGAGGATGATTAATTGTTAATCAGTCCTCTTGGAAAAGGACCAAGTGAAGAATTGGTACTGCCAGTACGACTTGAGGAGAACTTGCCCTGCTCTGGCACTGCCAACAGCCAAGTTTTAGCTGAGCCACCGTGTTCGCTTAGCTGTCCTGCTTAGGGCGAGGAATATGGGATCGTCAGCCCCCTTGTTACGTGGCACATAAGAACTAGGGGACTACTAGCCAAAGAATTAATAAGGGGTGCAATTGCCCCATTGGTCTGCTTGAATGTCAGACACATACACAGCTGGTGTACCATTAGGCTCGTCCTTCCTAGTCATTTCGAACTGCCAGACCCCCTCTTTAGGGGGTCTGAGAGAGCCCCCTGGATGTGAAAATGGGTGCGGTTCAGAAGAGGGGAAGGCGtctgcccagcacagggcacgGTGGCATTCTCTGTCCTGGCACCGGGTGCTCACGTGGCCactcctgcccagctcctgagATGCCTGCTCTGCCCCTAGAGAACAACGGCACATTAATTATGCAGAGAATGTTAACAAAGACTGCTCTAAAAATATCCGAGTGCGTCTATAAACACCGAACTGAATAGCCTGGGTCTCAAGGCAGTGTAAATCAGAGGTGCTGACATCGCTGTGGTGCCATTAGACCAGGTGAACTGCGACTGTGGTCCTGAGAACCGAGGTAcgtgctgcctgctgggctttCGGAGCTGCAAAGAGCAGGGAGGAAACCAGCACAACCTGTAGCACTACTCTGTCTGTGTGCAGAGCTATTTTAGAGGAAATTCATGGAATAAAACTTGGGAAGTTACTGAAGTAAACGCGGTGTGTGTTTTTTACCTCCTTTGGGGTACAGATATTCTTACGTTGTGCTCAAAGCCCAGCTTGCTTTGGTTCTAAAGACGCTCGGCTCCTGCATGCACATgcatggtgtgtgtgtggagtTGCCTCAGTGTTCAAAAGGTGAATTTTTTTGGACTAAAAATTATTCTCTTCCGCCTCCGAGCCCCATCACTGTATGTTAGGACGAGTATTGAAAGAGCTCACTAAACGTTTCCTCAAACAAAATCATCAAGCATTTGAGAACGGAAGCGCTGCTGAAGCCTCGATGGGCCCATGCTGTCTGTGAGCGTATTTGAATTAGAAGATGTTGGAGCACGTAATGGAGATTTCAGTCTGTCTTTCAAGAGCAAATATAAATGTATCTTTTGCACTGAAGATTGCAGGGTGCCTCCATAATTATTGGGAAGATAGAAGCTCCAAATCTTTTCAGAACTTGCCTTCTCCCTAATCTTTCTCCCTCAGTCCCGTTAAATTATACAGTACATTAGCTGTGCAATTCCAGTGTATAATCACGGCACTgacagctgctggtgctgatcCGAAGGATGCCATCTGCTCAGGTTTGGAGCCGAGGTCCCTGCTCAGATTAGCAGCTGTGTGGGAGGCTCGGGGGAagcccctgcctcctcccagctccagaGGAGCTGCCAGTGCTGCGACCGCTGGGGTGGGAGCTCTGGGCTACCCCAGGCTGCTGTGCACCTGGGTGCAGAGGTAGCCAGGGGGTTGTGGCTCTGAATGCCCGCctctctcctgcctctccctcaAGCAGAAGGAAGTGCTGAACCCTTCTCTCAAATGTAAGGTGGGAATAAACATTAACTGGGAGACAGTCATTTGTTTGAGCTGCTTTATCCCACGCCATCTGGTGAAGTGCCAGCAAGCacttctctgctttcagctgagcAGTGAGCGATGCCCCATCACACCAAGAACAGCAGTGCAAGTCATCTGCCACTAAAACAAGAGGAGGTTTTAAACAGGCTCAAACCCTTTGGCCTCCACTGCCTCTGAACACAAAATTGCCATTCACCTTCTCATATCGTGCCAACTCCATGGTCATCTGATCTGTTCTCCAAGCACCTCGTGCCAACAGGACAAGGGCTGCTGGTGTTGCTGGCTGCGTAAGAACAGCGTGTGCTTTGCCAGTGTATTGGCCAAGTACCTCATGTGGAAACCAGAAGGCAACTGCAGTTTTTAGGCCTAAAAATATAAGCTCTTTACTGGTTCTTCTGCCGTGGCAGAGCCACGCAGTTCATGTATTTACCTGTGTCTCTTAGTAGAATTAGTCTCATCAGCTGTATGTGCTTATTTGTTTCCGTGGATGTTTTTAGCTGTTTGGATTCTTCTTTCTTGGTTTCAGTCCTGTCCTTACCCTTTTGTCTTCTCCTGCCCCACCATTTACACccaaaaaaacacttctcaCATCCCAGAAATGAAGTCAGAACTGCATTTGCCCTGGCACTTGgttcttccttccctgccccatCTCCTGTTTTAGCATTTACAACTATTTCTTGCTGCTAACGggttttttccccagtgatgCTGGGACCTGAGAGCACCAATTTTGGTCACTGCAAAATAAGAGACCTGTAACTTTGTGTTCTGCACCTCTGGGACCACCAATACTGCATGCGGAGTAAGGTGATGTTGAGCCTCAGTGCAAATGTGCACAGAAAAGCTGATTCTACAGTGTGCTCGTGCAGCTGTCTTGGAAACCTGAAGAATCAGTATTATGCCTGTGTAACATGACACAATTACACCCATTTTATGAAATATGCAGCAtccatttgctttatttaagaGCTGTTTACCTGATATGACACCAGTGTGAAGTAAGctagctttttgtttaaaaacctgTGCAGTTTAAGACTGTATGTATGTTAGCTTTGAAACCTGGTGGtccttttaaaaactaaaaagttCAGTACTTCGGAAATCTTTCTGGGTATCTCTTTGGGTTTCTGTGTAGCACAGGACTGTACAAAATTATTCAGTTTGAGGGGGTTTCAAAGAAGCCAGCCCTGAGTTCAGGTGGTTCCTCTCCCACTTGCCCCAGAGGTGAGACGAGCACAGCCCCTAAGGGAGTGCCGCGGAGCACTGAGCACCCAAAGCCATGAAGCTCCTGGGAGTGGAGATCCCCTGCAGCTGCGGACTCCTAAGGCTCTGGGTTTTGCAAAAATACCACCGTTACCTTTGCTAGTAATGATGGAGAGTTATCAAACTGCATGCAGTTACAGAAGAGAGAACAACTTAGCCCGTATGCTACCCGAAAGTTGTGTGGGTTtcctctgcagtgctgggcaTTTAGGACTGTTGCTTCCAAAACCATTTTCAAAAACCAAAGCTACTGCATGCTCAGAAGGAAAACGAGTTGTTTTAAAAGTATACTTACTGTTTCTgatgaaatgctgctttctgtgatGAAAAACCCTTCTGTTACATGACAGACCAGGTATAAGGCCTTTTCAGGGCGAGATAAAGCTGTGCAGCTGCGGGCTGAAAGGGGTTTTGTGGGGGgttgctggtttgttttttttttccccgtacTTCTCTGGTTTTGCATTGCTGTGGCTGAACTCGGCACTCAGTTCCCCTGTTGTGAGGCTTGCTGTAACCATACATGGTAAGGTATGAAAGTGCTGTCCTTTTTCAGATTAATTGCCGAAACCAGGAAGCTACAATGCTGAGACCAACCACAGCTGGAGGGACCGAGCTTTCTCATGCACCAGGACCCTTTACCACACATCCCACATCCCCGTGGGGTTGTCTTAAGCTGCTCTCCTACTCTTTTTGTGCTGCCTTATAGTTTAGAAATCCATTGGGGTCCATTGGGTAAGATTGGAAGAATTGACTTAAAACTGACTAGATGTCTTAGGAAACGTTTTAAAGAAGTTCCAAACCAACGCCCTATAGCAATCGTCCCCTCTGTGCGTCCTGGGGAAggtggcaggagggcagggcaAGGGCTGGGGGGTCCTGCAGGACACGGGCAgcgaggagctgggggcagcaggaacTGGGATGTGTGGGGCgtgggagaggaaaagcagatcGGGGCCTCGTGAATGTTCGTGTGCTTGTGTGCGTGGGTGGGTATGTGTGTGGGCGAGTGTATATCACGTTTTTTTATGGAGGCTACCTGGCTCCTTGTTCTCCAGCTGTATGAgacctgcagcagggctgcaatGAGCACGGGTCCCCAGCGAGCTTCAGGGCTTGGCTTGTTCCTTCCTGTAGGGCCACGAGAGTTCACCCCTGGGGTTCGGTTGTGTTCCCAAAGTTGCAGGTTACTTGCCGAAAGTATCGGTGACTAACACAGAACAAGGTGGAAACTGCTGAGGGCTGCTGGTGGATGGGAGCTGCCAGGAAGTGCCAAACTGCACGTGTCACCGTGTCACCCACGCCAAAGGAAGGGCCCCTGCAGGGAGCCTTCCAATGGAGGGTTGCTGCAGCAGCCAAAGCTCCCCGCAGCTGCCAAATCCAGCAAGAAGTTAAAACGCACAACCAGTTTGGGGCTTTTTTAGTTCATCAGGAAGCAACAAATGGACATGGTGATACGTATCCAGAATAAATAACGAGCATCAGTGAACCTTTTTGACCTTTGCCCAGTATTCCTTAACTTTCACCTGGGAAGACAGAGGAAACTTGGGCAGCAGCGGGAGATGATTTCTGTGCACCCCAAATCTCAACAGTTCATTACAGCTGCTTCAGCGTAAGCTGGTCTTTCAGGCTTGCTTTTGGTAAAAAATTGGAAGCTGGCATGTTCAGAGAGTTCAAGCTGTCTGGAGTTTACAGATGAATCTCCTCCcaaattacctttttttattaCTGATGTGGAAGAGAGCACACAGAGGTAACTTTGATCGAGATAACTGAGTTAGACATTTACAGCTAAGTAAGATGAAGCCTGCTCGCATCATTTAGATTGGAAAGATTTATGATTGTAGtcactttttaatatttgagaAATGATGTAGCAAAATCTGAAGAATGGCGTTTGAAGTTTGGAAAAAAGCCCTCTGAACAAAAGTTATTTCCAGCTAAAACATGTCCTGGTTTCCTGGACTTCTCTGTCCTCATTCGATGCTTGGAAAACCAGCCTGGATATTTCCAAGATGCTTGCTCTGGCTCAAGCAGGAGCCATGCTTTTAATGCGAAATTGTAGGAGTGATTTGGGGGCTGCCTGATTCAGGAGTCAAGGCAGAAAGCAGGCTAAACCCTGCTGACTGCATTCCTGAGTCCAAGTCTGGCTGTCTCCTCCTGCTGTCCTTAATTCAGCTGACAGAGCCACACGGTACAGTAGTGGGTTTGTGTTTAGTGGCTGCACTGAGGAGTTTCGCCCCCAAATTAACACAGATCCTGTGCATTCCACAGGCAATTCACTTTGGGAAGCTCCTCGGTGGCTGAAGGAGGTGGTGTTAGTGCTCCAGCTTGGTGTGCAGACCTCTGGTGCTCCGTTTGCATGGAGGGAAGCAGCGCTCCAAGTGTGGCACTGCACCTCGCCTCTTGTGCTGCTTGTGCTCAGGGGTCCCTGCAAACTAACCCGCAAACCCGGTGTGTATGGGCTAAAgggaggtgctgtgctggcaccCACTGCTGGCACCCATTGCTGGCATTGGATGTCTGGCAGGCTGCTGTCCTGTGCTGGGCCGTGTGTGTGTGCCAGCTCCATCAATGCAAGCCAAACGTTTGGTATAACGTGAACTGTAATTCTGTGCTAGTCTAAAATAAGCCTTGTTGTATTAGaagcacatcttttttttattattattagtagtagtatttttttttttgctacttgAGGAGGTGAGGAGCAATTCTGGTGACAAAACTCCTTTTGCCCTGGTGCTCCCTGGCTGCGCAGACACTGCAGGGCACCCCAGATGGGCTCACCTGCGTGCTGCTAGCAGGCTTTCCCTGGTCTCAAGGAGCGTGGGACCAGCTGCAGCCCCGGGTGAGgatctgctgctggagcagcacctcTGCTGCTCATTTTTAACCTCTGCTGCTCATTTTTAACCTCTGCTGCTCATTTTTAACCTCTGCTGCTCATTTTCAAGCCGTGTGTCTGGCACTGCCCGGTTCCTCCTGGCCAGGtgctgcccaggagcagggaTGTGGGGTGCTGCCAGGAGGGCGCAGCTCCCGGGAGGGCGCCCAGTGCGGGCGGCAGAAGGAGCCGAGGCTGCATTGGGGCAGCTGGAATGGACCCTGCTGGCCTAAGAGCCTTTTGTAAGGCCTGTTTcctaacaaaataataataataataaataaataaataaataaataaataaaatgaagaggcCTTCCCAAGCTTTGCTCTGGGTGCTGTTTTAGTGTTCACTCCCTGACTataatttgggaagaaaaaggaagagaaacactGTCAGGGTAGGCTTTAGGCTTTCTGGAACTTCGAATGCTCAGTTTTGAACACAAACAAGTTTCTTGTCAATGTCTTGCATCCCACTTACTTTATTTTAACGTATTAAACCCCTGggctaaaggaaaaataaacaaaactcaAGGGCTGATTTCCTgtgtttcttcttaaaaataagcagtGTGTCAACTTGAAAAAACTGCAGTGACTGTGAGTTAGCGAAGCATCTGCGTTTAAAATAGAGCTCCAGAACTGCGAGAAACTGTCAGACCAAGAGGATTAAGATAGATATTCCtgaggaattattttctttacaagtgCTAGTGGAAGAAAAAACGTGAGAGAAGGCATGAGTTTACAGCTCGGAAAGAGAAATTGTGCAAACGTTCGCATACAAGGACTGAACctctgtaataaaaaatataaaaataaaaaataatataaaaatgaaactataAGGGGTCTGCAGACCTTACAGCAGCGTCAGGGAAAACAGCTTCTGGCTTTTATTTGTTGTACTATTCTACAGTGGGTTCTCAAATCTTTGTCCTTCATGCACTCTCTTTATTGCCGAGTGATTTGTTCCATCTCTTTCTTGTGTCTGGTAGGGCCCAGCCATCATGGCTGTGTTTCAGGGCAGAGGGCTGTTCATCCTCCCAAGGGGCTGGACTGACTCTGCTGCGAGCCTGAAGCTTTGAGGAAATTCAAGAGAGCCTGGACTGACTGCACGcgctgctgagcagagcagtgtCTGACAAACTGCTTTGTGTCTGCAGGTGCCCTGTCACACAGGGGGCTGTCATACAGAGCAGGTAGGCTTGCAGGTAGGTCTGCCTGCAAGTCCTAGTCACGACACACACAGAGTGCCTATAGGCAGCAATGAGGGACGTGAGTCTGCAACCTGTAAGCTCCCTTTTAGCTCTAACACAAAGAGCAGCTCAGGAGttaaatagaaaacagatttcttttagTTGGTCAGATCTGCTCGTTTTGAGCTGATCATCCACGTGGGTTGTTCTCATGTTGGAGAATAAGAAAAATTTAATGGCTGTAAGGCCGAGCCAGTTTAATCAgttttgccattttatttccagGACTTTCTGTTGCTTCTAAAGACTCAGTGAGCTGTGAAATGAGAACAGTTGTTTGGATCTTCAGAAAGCACTGCAAAGTTATTAGCTTCCCCCTTCCTAATTGAAACGTATTCATAGGGTAGTACGTTGTCATTTTTAATGGGCATCATAAAGAGAAGCCGTGGCTCTTGAACAAGGAACAGACACATCTTGAAAACGATGTGAGCGAGAAGGGGCGAGATGTCCCAAACATTGGCACATCTCAGTCAGATGCCGGCCAAGTTCCTAAATAACCTGTTAAATAACCAAATTAACAGACTGCCGGCCAGGCTTGCTGGTAACTCACCACTTTCAGAGCAGTACTCAGACTTGTccagaaatatttaagcagGGATTTTGAACCGTTTGTTTGACATCCCACTTGTGTCGTGGCTGTGTGCTAGGGGTGAATCAGCGAGTGGAAGGCAGCTGTGCCCTGGTGGGCGCCTTGCACGGGGCTGTGCCTGCTGTAAAGCTGGGGGGGACGTCGCTTCTCTTTCAAAGTCTCAAACTCTCCCACTACTGTCTCAAAACTGAAGCCACAGAAGATGCTTAACTGTTTCCTGAATGGATGCTGCCTGATTTCAGAGAATAAATGCATGGATTTTATTCAGGGAGTAAGTGCATGTGCTCTTTTCTTAGTTTGGATCTTGCACGTATAATCAGTTCTTAATAATATTATTCCAGATAGAGAGCCTTCAAtagcaagaaacaaacaaaagcaatcaaATTCTGCAACAGTGCTTCAAGTGACAAAAACACAAgtgaaaaagaggagaaatgtaAAGAACCTTTAACAGAAGAAGttatttacagaatcacagaatcacagaatttctaggttggaagagacctcaagNNNNNNNNNNNNNNNNNNNNNNNNNNNNNNNNNNNNNNNNNNNNNNNNNNNNNNNNNNNNNNNNNNNNNNNNNNNNNNNNNNNNNNNNNNNNNNNNNNNNNNNNNNNNNNNNNNNNNNNNNNNNNNNNNNNNNNNNNNNNNNNNNNNNNNNNNNNNNNNNNNNNNNNNNNNNNNNNNNNNNNNNNNNNNNNNNNNNNNNNNNNNNNNNNNNNNNNNNNNNNNNNNNNNNNNNNNNNNNNNNNNNNNNNNNNNNNNNNNNNNNNNNNNNNNNNNNNNNNNNNNNNNNNNNNNNNNNNNNNNNNNNNNNNNNNNNNNNNNNNNNNNNNNNNNNNNNNNNNNNNNNNNNNNNNNNNNNNNNNNNNNNNNNNNNNNNNNNNNNNNNNNNNNNNNNNNNNNNNNNacagaatcacagaatcacagaatttctaggttggaagagacctcaagatcatcgagtccaacctctaacctaacactaacagtccccactaaaccatatccctaagctctacatctaaaagtattttgaagacttccagggatggtgactccaccacctccctgggcagcctgttccaatgcctcacaaccctttcagtaaagaagctcttcctaacatccaacctaaacctcccctggcgcaactttagcccattcccccttgtcctgtcaccaggcacgtgggagaacaggccaacccccacctctctacagcctcctttaaggtatctgtagagagcgataaggtggcccctgagcctcctcttctccaggctgaataagcccagctccttcagccgctcctcgtaggacttgttctccaggcccctcaccagcttcgtcgcccttctt
This genomic interval from Oxyura jamaicensis isolate SHBP4307 breed ruddy duck chromosome 13, BPBGC_Ojam_1.0, whole genome shotgun sequence contains the following:
- the KCNMB1 gene encoding calcium-activated potassium channel subunit beta-1 yields the protein MLGKKLVTAQKRGETRALCLGLGMVACSMMMYFFIGITIVPFYTKSVWTTETVCKVLRATIEDKVLCPNSKGSEDEGVCHYPCLQVWVNLTASGQEVMLYQTEDTLERNSKCSYVPGNSENPKEVQARIETIANNFKKYQTFPCYYDPGGTQTNVILSRIYPPRGLIFTFLWPTLMFTGGCLIIILVKISQYVSVLSAWQ